One segment of Bradyrhizobium sp. WD16 DNA contains the following:
- the mtaB gene encoding tRNA (N(6)-L-threonylcarbamoyladenosine(37)-C(2))-methylthiotransferase MtaB, with protein MTVEVITFGCRLNAVEAEIIKQAAEAEGLGETIVVNTCAVTGEAVAQARQRIRRLRRERPDARIVVTGCAAQTQGAEFAAMAEVDRVLGNADKVAGNAWRATREAFAAVAPQPKIAVSDIMAVRGMVPHLVTASRQPRAFVQVQNGCDHRCTFCIIPYGRGPSRSMPMGAVVDQVRALVATGHAEIVLTGVDLTSYGADLPGAPRLGALARQILRHVPELSRLRLSSIDSIEADHDLIDLVATESRLMPHLHLSLQAGDDLVLKRMKRRHSRADAVTFCAQLRRLRPDIVLGADLIAGFPTETEAMFRRSLALVDDCGLSLLHVFPYSPRPGTPAARMPQVKSDVIRERAARLRAVGERSLQHRLLAEVGATRAVLVENARQGRTEHFLPVALHGGTPGEVRNVTIVGQDGARLVANETCIL; from the coding sequence ATGACCGTTGAAGTCATCACCTTCGGCTGCCGCCTCAACGCCGTCGAGGCGGAGATCATCAAGCAGGCGGCCGAAGCCGAGGGGCTCGGCGAGACCATCGTCGTCAACACCTGCGCGGTGACCGGCGAGGCGGTGGCGCAGGCCCGTCAGCGTATCCGCCGGCTGCGCCGTGAGCGGCCGGACGCCCGCATCGTCGTCACCGGCTGCGCGGCGCAGACGCAAGGCGCCGAATTCGCCGCCATGGCCGAGGTCGACCGCGTGCTCGGCAACGCCGACAAGGTCGCCGGCAATGCCTGGCGGGCCACCCGAGAGGCTTTCGCCGCAGTGGCGCCTCAGCCCAAGATCGCCGTCTCCGATATCATGGCGGTGCGCGGGATGGTGCCTCACCTCGTCACCGCCAGCCGGCAGCCGCGCGCTTTCGTCCAGGTGCAGAACGGCTGCGATCACCGCTGCACGTTCTGCATCATTCCCTATGGCCGCGGCCCATCGCGTTCGATGCCGATGGGGGCCGTGGTCGATCAGGTGCGCGCGCTGGTCGCAACGGGGCATGCCGAAATCGTGCTGACGGGCGTCGACCTGACGAGTTACGGCGCCGATCTGCCGGGTGCGCCGCGGCTCGGCGCCCTGGCTCGCCAGATCTTGCGCCACGTTCCAGAATTGTCGCGGCTGCGTCTGTCGTCGATCGATTCGATCGAGGCCGATCACGATCTCATCGACCTGGTCGCTACCGAGTCACGGTTGATGCCGCATCTGCATCTGTCGCTGCAGGCGGGCGATGATCTCGTACTCAAACGGATGAAGCGCCGGCATTCCCGCGCCGACGCTGTGACCTTCTGTGCCCAATTGCGCCGGCTGCGACCGGATATCGTGCTCGGCGCCGATCTGATCGCCGGCTTTCCGACCGAAACCGAGGCGATGTTCCGGCGCAGTCTCGCTCTCGTCGACGATTGCGGCTTGTCGCTGCTGCACGTTTTCCCCTATTCGCCGCGGCCGGGCACGCCGGCGGCCCGCATGCCGCAGGTCAAGAGCGATGTCATTCGCGAGCGCGCCGCGCGGCTGCGCGCAGTCGGCGAGCGAAGCCTGCAGCACCGGCTGCTCGCCGAAGTCGGCGCCACGCGGGCGGTGCTGGTCGAGAATGCGCGTCAGGGCCGCACTGAGCATTTTCTCCCCGTGGCACTCCATGGCGGCACGCCGGGCGAGGTGCGCAACGTCACCATCGTCGGTCAGGACGGCGCGCGGCTGGTGGCGAACGAAACTTGCATCCTCTAG
- a CDS encoding RluA family pseudouridine synthase, translating to MDTPQPTADEMLARVLHRDGLMLVIDKPAGIPVHRGPKGGPNLEASFDALRFGLPRPPALAHRLDRDTSGCLVLGRHCKATATLGLLFKHSKVDKTYWAVVEGGPAEDSGEINLPLAPRSADRGWWQKVDPAGLPSLSRWRVLGRGHGAAGEPLAWLALEPVTGRTHQLRVHCAAMGWPIVGDNIYGNGPRFGEPSLHLHAREIVVPLSKNKPPVCVTAPVPPHLQERLKACGWTGQA from the coding sequence ATGGATACGCCGCAACCGACCGCCGACGAGATGCTCGCCCGTGTCCTGCACCGCGACGGCCTGATGCTGGTCATCGACAAGCCGGCCGGCATTCCGGTGCATCGCGGGCCGAAGGGCGGTCCCAATCTGGAAGCCTCCTTCGACGCCTTGCGTTTCGGCCTGCCGCGGCCGCCGGCGCTGGCGCATCGGCTCGACCGCGACACCTCCGGCTGCCTCGTGCTCGGTCGCCATTGCAAGGCGACGGCAACCCTTGGACTGCTTTTCAAGCACAGCAAGGTCGACAAGACCTATTGGGCGGTGGTCGAAGGCGGCCCGGCGGAGGACAGCGGCGAGATCAACCTGCCGCTTGCCCCGCGCAGCGCCGACCGCGGCTGGTGGCAGAAGGTCGATCCGGCAGGACTGCCGTCGCTGTCACGCTGGCGCGTGCTCGGCCGCGGCCACGGCGCAGCGGGCGAACCGCTGGCCTGGCTCGCACTCGAGCCGGTCACCGGCCGCACCCACCAGTTGCGGGTCCATTGCGCCGCCATGGGCTGGCCGATCGTCGGCGACAACATCTATGGCAACGGCCCGCGCTTCGGCGAGCCTTCGCTGCATCTGCATGCGCGCGAGATCGTCGTGCCGCTGTCGAAGAACAAGCCGCCGGTGTGCGTCACCGCGCCGGTGCCGCCGCATCTGCAGGAACGGCTGAAGGCCTGCGGATGGACCGGGCAAGCGTGA
- the ftsY gene encoding signal recognition particle-docking protein FtsY, giving the protein MSDSAAEQPKQSWWRRLSSGLKRTSASLGSAVADLVTKRKLDRAMVEDIEDVLLRADLGTEVAARIASAVGHGRYDKSISADEVKAVVAEEVEKVLAPVARPLEIDAAKKPFVILMVGVNGSGKTTTIGKLAAKFTAEGRSVMLAAGDTFRAAAIEQLKVWGERTRAPVVARSQGSDAAGLAFDALSTATAEGRDVLLIDTAGRLQNKAELMTELEKVVRVLRKLDASAPHAVLLVLDATVGQNALSQVDAFGKTAGVTGLVMTKLDGTARGGILVALAEKYRLPVHFVGVGESIDDLAPFTAGDFARAIAGIE; this is encoded by the coding sequence ATGAGCGACAGCGCCGCGGAACAACCCAAACAGAGCTGGTGGCGACGCCTGTCCAGCGGGCTCAAGCGTACCTCGGCCTCGCTTGGCTCGGCGGTGGCGGATCTCGTCACCAAGCGCAAGCTCGACCGCGCCATGGTCGAGGACATCGAGGACGTGCTGTTGCGCGCCGATCTGGGCACCGAGGTGGCGGCGCGGATCGCCTCGGCCGTCGGTCACGGTCGCTACGACAAGTCGATCTCGGCCGACGAAGTCAAGGCGGTGGTCGCCGAGGAAGTCGAGAAAGTGCTGGCGCCGGTGGCGCGGCCGCTCGAAATCGACGCGGCCAAGAAGCCCTTCGTCATCCTCATGGTTGGCGTCAACGGCTCCGGCAAGACCACCACCATCGGCAAGCTGGCGGCGAAATTCACCGCCGAAGGCCGCAGCGTCATGCTTGCCGCCGGCGATACCTTCCGTGCCGCGGCGATCGAGCAGCTCAAGGTCTGGGGCGAGCGCACCAGGGCGCCGGTGGTGGCGCGCAGCCAGGGTTCCGACGCCGCCGGCCTCGCCTTCGATGCGCTCAGCACTGCGACGGCAGAAGGCCGCGACGTGCTGCTGATCGATACCGCCGGCCGGCTGCAGAACAAGGCCGAGCTGATGACCGAACTGGAGAAGGTGGTGCGCGTGCTGCGCAAGCTCGACGCCTCGGCGCCCCATGCGGTGCTTCTGGTGCTCGACGCCACTGTCGGCCAGAACGCGCTGTCGCAGGTCGACGCCTTCGGCAAGACCGCTGGCGTCACCGGCCTCGTCATGACGAAGCTGGACGGCACCGCGCGTGGCGGCATTCTGGTGGCGCTCGCCGAGAAGTATCGCCTGCCGGTTCATTTCGTCGGTGTCGGCGAAAGCATCGACGATCTCGCTCCCTTCACCGCCGGTGATTTCGCCCGCGCCATCGCGGGGATCGAGTGA
- a CDS encoding septation protein A, producing the protein MKTFSSVSDRKVPHPLFKLATELGPLVVFFIANAKGNLFIATAAFMVAVVAAMAVSYVVTRHVPIMAIVSGIIVLVFGTLTLVLHDETFIKIKPTIIYGLFGAILGGGLFFNRSFIAVLFDQMFNLTPVGWRQLTLRWALFFVFMALLNEAIWRTQSTDFWVGFKAFGVIPLTMIFAMAQMPLIKRYHLEPNTADMSDSERGDIGNA; encoded by the coding sequence ATGAAGACATTCTCATCCGTCAGCGACCGCAAAGTCCCGCATCCGCTGTTCAAGCTCGCCACCGAACTCGGTCCTCTGGTGGTGTTCTTCATTGCCAATGCCAAAGGTAATTTGTTCATCGCCACCGCGGCATTCATGGTCGCGGTGGTCGCGGCCATGGCGGTGTCCTATGTGGTGACCCGGCATGTGCCGATCATGGCGATCGTTTCGGGCATCATCGTGCTGGTGTTCGGCACCCTCACCCTGGTGCTGCACGACGAGACCTTCATCAAGATCAAGCCGACCATCATCTACGGGCTGTTCGGCGCGATCCTCGGCGGCGGGCTTTTCTTCAACCGCTCCTTCATCGCCGTCCTGTTCGATCAGATGTTCAACCTGACGCCGGTCGGCTGGCGGCAGCTGACGTTACGCTGGGCGCTGTTCTTCGTCTTCATGGCGTTGCTCAACGAAGCGATCTGGCGCACCCAGAGCACCGATTTCTGGGTCGGCTTCAAGGCCTTCGGAGTGATTCCGCTGACCATGATCTTCGCCATGGCGCAAATGCCGCTGATCAAGCGCTACCATCTCGAGCCGAACACCGCCGACATGTCGGACAGTGAGCGCGGCGATATCGGGAACGCTTGA
- a CDS encoding aminopeptidase yields MDAKAPAALSHETRLDRLAEIAVKVGLRLQRGQEVVMTAPIEALPLVRRITAHAYKEGASLVTTLYGDDEATLSRFRYADDATFDRASGWLYDAMAAAFNKGAARLAISGEDPSLLSGQDAEKVARANRARSAAYKPALEAIVNFNINWSIVSYATPAWAKAVFPNDPPEVAQAKLWDALFKASRVDGDDPIAGWHRHNAALKARTDFLNDKRYAALRFRGPGTDLTVGLADDHWWEGGASLARNGVICNANIPTEEVFTTPHRLHVDGTVRSTKPLSYQGTLIEDIAVRFAEGKIVDASAKRGIEVLNKVLSTDEGARRLGEVALVPHSSPISHSGILFFNTLFDENAASHIALGQAYSKCIRDGGSLTPQQLTEKGANTSLIHIDWMIGSGEIDVDGVRADGGVEPLMRKGEWA; encoded by the coding sequence ATGGATGCCAAAGCGCCCGCCGCCCTCAGTCACGAGACCCGGCTCGACCGCCTCGCCGAAATCGCCGTCAAGGTGGGCCTGAGGCTGCAGCGCGGCCAGGAGGTGGTGATGACCGCGCCGATCGAGGCGCTGCCGCTGGTGCGGCGGATCACGGCACACGCCTACAAGGAAGGCGCCTCGCTGGTCACCACGCTCTATGGCGACGACGAGGCGACATTGTCGCGCTTCCGCTATGCCGATGATGCCACTTTCGATCGCGCCAGCGGCTGGCTCTATGACGCGATGGCGGCGGCCTTCAACAAGGGCGCGGCGCGGCTCGCGATCTCCGGCGAGGATCCGTCGCTGCTCTCAGGCCAGGATGCCGAGAAGGTGGCGCGCGCCAATCGCGCCCGGTCGGCGGCCTACAAACCGGCGCTCGAGGCCATCGTCAATTTCAACATCAACTGGAGCATTGTCTCCTATGCGACGCCGGCCTGGGCCAAGGCGGTCTTCCCCAACGATCCGCCCGAGGTCGCCCAGGCCAAGTTGTGGGACGCGCTGTTCAAGGCCTCGCGGGTCGACGGTGACGACCCCATCGCCGGCTGGCATCGGCACAATGCGGCGCTCAAGGCGCGCACCGACTTCCTCAACGACAAGCGCTATGCCGCGCTGCGCTTCCGCGGGCCGGGCACCGATCTCACCGTCGGCCTCGCCGACGATCACTGGTGGGAGGGCGGCGCCTCGCTCGCCAGGAACGGCGTGATCTGCAACGCCAATATCCCGACCGAGGAGGTCTTCACCACACCGCACCGGTTGCATGTGGACGGTACCGTGCGCAGCACCAAGCCGCTGTCCTACCAGGGCACGCTGATCGAGGACATTGCGGTCCGTTTCGCCGAGGGCAAGATCGTCGATGCCAGTGCGAAGCGCGGCATCGAGGTCCTCAACAAGGTGCTGTCGACCGACGAGGGGGCGCGGCGTCTCGGCGAGGTGGCGCTGGTGCCGCATTCCTCGCCGATCTCCCACAGTGGCATCCTGTTCTTCAACACGCTGTTCGACGAGAACGCTGCGAGCCATATCGCGCTCGGCCAGGCCTACAGCAAATGCATCCGTGACGGTGGCTCACTGACGCCGCAACAACTCACGGAGAAGGGCGCGAACACCAGCCTGATCCACATCGACTGGATGATCGGCTCGGGCGAGATCGACGTCGACGGCGTCCGCGCCGATGGCGGCGTCGAGCCCCTGATGCGCAAGGGCGAGTGGGCGTAA
- a CDS encoding rhodanese-like domain-containing protein, with translation MKTVQAMIAEADAQVPRISPQEAKSLVGRPDVVFLDVREPAEVAASGKVPGAVAVPRGLVEFRADPNSPLHDAAFDRAKTVVTYCASGGRSALVGKTLKEMGYGNVYNLGGFKGWLDAGGEAEKG, from the coding sequence ATGAAGACTGTCCAGGCCATGATCGCCGAAGCCGACGCCCAGGTGCCCCGGATCAGCCCACAAGAGGCCAAGAGCCTGGTTGGGCGCCCCGACGTGGTGTTTCTCGACGTGCGCGAGCCAGCCGAGGTGGCGGCCTCCGGGAAGGTTCCCGGCGCGGTCGCAGTGCCGCGCGGCCTCGTGGAATTCCGTGCCGACCCGAACTCGCCACTGCACGACGCCGCCTTCGACCGCGCCAAGACCGTCGTGACCTATTGCGCCTCCGGCGGCCGCTCCGCCCTGGTCGGCAAGACGCTCAAGGAGATGGGTTACGGCAATGTCTACAACCTCGGCGGCTTCAAGGGCTGGCTCGATGCCGGCGGCGAAGCGGAGAAGGGGTGA
- a CDS encoding class GN sortase yields the protein MANSVVDDSTTDRGRRRRVVVRGAAAALVAAGLALTGHGLLIHAKAALAQALLSRAFAATLAHGEPVRPWPWADTWPVARLSVPRLRAEAIVLAGSHGQALAFGPGQLEGTPPAGERGVTVFAAHRDTHFDFLKKITPGDTIIVTRSDGRTIRYRAGVGAVVRFDAAGIDPLAAGSHLVLATCWPFDAVTPGPLRFLLWATPTGHDGAE from the coding sequence ATGGCCAACAGCGTCGTCGACGACAGCACAACCGATCGCGGGCGACGCCGCCGTGTCGTCGTCCGCGGCGCCGCGGCGGCTCTGGTCGCCGCCGGGCTGGCGCTCACCGGCCACGGGCTGTTGATCCACGCCAAGGCGGCGCTGGCCCAGGCGCTGCTGTCGCGCGCCTTTGCCGCGACCCTCGCGCACGGTGAACCGGTCAGGCCATGGCCATGGGCCGACACCTGGCCGGTGGCCCGCCTGAGCGTGCCCCGGCTGCGGGCCGAGGCCATCGTGCTTGCCGGCAGCCACGGCCAGGCGCTCGCCTTCGGACCGGGGCAGCTCGAAGGCACGCCGCCGGCAGGCGAACGCGGCGTGACGGTCTTCGCCGCCCATCGCGATACCCATTTCGACTTCCTGAAGAAGATCACGCCCGGCGATACGATCATCGTCACGCGCAGCGATGGCCGGACGATCCGCTATCGCGCCGGGGTCGGCGCGGTGGTGCGCTTCGACGCGGCCGGTATCGATCCGCTCGCTGCCGGATCGCATCTCGTGCTCGCGACCTGCTGGCCCTTCGATGCGGTGACGCCCGGGCCGCTGCGCTTTCTGTTGTGGGCGACGCCGACCGGCCATGACGGCGCAGAATGA
- a CDS encoding marine proteobacterial sortase target protein produces the protein MTATATAAIHPLTVLPGWRRAWNVPKLRRVIGALIAGLCTVMLAPAAGHCAEGPVPIAMKPGEVRSGSLLLRHGESYADAPRLGIDVDLTVSGPTIRARITQVFRNPGPDWAEAVYAFPLPEGAAVDTLKLIVGDRVILGDIKERKAARRIYDDAKRNGRTAALTEQQRPNLFTNEVANIAPGETVLVQIEYQEPVRQAADGFSLRVPLIIGPRYNPQPLVQSAALRPGGGWGDTVTDPVPDRDRISPPVLDPAEHEPVNPTRISVKLQAGFPLGEVRSAHHAVSMSAPDETTRIITLADGTVPADRDFELTWTQAAGKMPSVGLFREHVGDADYLLATVIPPALKEVGETRIPREVIFVIDNSGSMGGTSIIQAKASLLYALGRLRDGDRFNIIRFDNTMDMLFADPVAADAAHLDRARAFVEALQANGGTEMVPAMRTALSDRRSDDVAMLRQVVFLTDGAIGNEQQLFDTIAALRGRSRIFMIGIGSAPNTYLMTRAAELGRGAFTLIGSVDQVEERMRSLFAKLENPMVTGLAAKFSESGADLTPATLPDVYRGEPLVMAARLGRLAGSVTINGRIGDRPWSVTLPLDRAAEGKGLSKVWARRKIADAEVARTLRQMTPEDADKAILALALQHQLVTRLTSLVAVDATPRRPDGVPLKVSELPINLPAGWDYAKLFGERPSQLSPPRERRAEADLAPAQAQAMVTLPKTATNADLAMIAGAVLTLLGLVTFACRRRFAA, from the coding sequence ATGACTGCCACCGCGACCGCCGCGATCCATCCCCTCACCGTGCTCCCAGGCTGGCGGCGCGCCTGGAATGTGCCGAAACTGCGGCGCGTAATCGGCGCGCTCATCGCCGGCCTCTGCACCGTCATGCTCGCACCGGCGGCGGGGCACTGCGCCGAAGGCCCGGTACCGATCGCCATGAAGCCCGGCGAGGTGCGCTCCGGCTCGCTGCTCCTCAGGCACGGCGAGAGTTATGCGGACGCGCCGCGGCTCGGCATCGATGTCGACCTCACGGTGTCCGGACCAACCATCCGCGCCCGCATCACGCAAGTTTTTCGCAATCCGGGTCCGGATTGGGCGGAGGCCGTCTACGCCTTTCCGCTGCCCGAAGGGGCCGCGGTCGACACCCTCAAGCTGATCGTCGGCGATCGCGTCATTCTCGGCGACATCAAGGAGCGAAAGGCGGCACGCCGGATCTATGACGATGCGAAGCGCAACGGCCGCACAGCTGCGCTGACCGAGCAGCAGCGGCCCAATCTCTTCACCAACGAAGTGGCCAATATCGCCCCGGGCGAGACCGTGCTGGTGCAGATCGAATATCAGGAGCCGGTGCGCCAGGCCGCCGACGGCTTTTCGCTGCGTGTGCCGCTGATCATCGGCCCGCGCTACAATCCGCAGCCGCTGGTCCAGAGCGCCGCTCTGCGCCCCGGCGGGGGCTGGGGCGACACGGTGACCGACCCGGTGCCGGATCGCGACCGCATCTCGCCGCCGGTGCTTGATCCCGCCGAACACGAACCGGTCAATCCGACGCGAATTTCGGTGAAGCTGCAGGCCGGCTTTCCGCTGGGCGAGGTCAGGAGTGCGCACCATGCGGTCAGCATGAGCGCTCCCGATGAGACCACGCGCATCATCACCCTTGCTGACGGCACCGTCCCCGCTGACCGCGACTTCGAGCTGACCTGGACGCAGGCCGCCGGCAAGATGCCGTCCGTCGGGCTGTTCCGCGAGCATGTCGGCGACGCCGACTATCTCCTCGCCACCGTGATACCGCCGGCGCTGAAGGAGGTCGGCGAGACGCGCATCCCGCGCGAAGTCATCTTTGTCATCGACAATTCCGGATCGATGGGCGGCACCTCGATCATCCAGGCCAAGGCCAGCCTGCTCTACGCTCTCGGCCGGCTGCGCGACGGTGACCGCTTCAACATCATTCGTTTCGATAACACCATGGACATGCTGTTTGCGGACCCCGTTGCCGCCGATGCCGCGCATCTCGACCGCGCCCGGGCCTTTGTCGAGGCTCTGCAGGCCAATGGCGGCACCGAGATGGTGCCGGCAATGCGCACCGCGCTCAGCGACCGCCGCTCCGACGACGTCGCCATGCTGCGGCAGGTGGTCTTCCTCACCGACGGCGCGATCGGCAACGAGCAGCAGCTGTTCGATACCATCGCCGCACTGCGCGGCCGCTCCCGCATCTTCATGATCGGCATCGGCTCGGCGCCGAACACCTATCTGATGACACGCGCGGCCGAACTCGGCCGCGGCGCCTTCACGCTGATCGGCTCGGTCGATCAGGTGGAGGAGCGCATGCGCTCGTTGTTCGCCAAGCTGGAAAATCCGATGGTCACCGGCCTTGCCGCGAAGTTCTCCGAGAGCGGTGCCGACCTCACTCCGGCGACGTTGCCGGACGTCTATCGCGGCGAGCCGCTGGTGATGGCGGCGCGGCTGGGACGCCTTGCCGGATCGGTGACCATCAACGGCCGGATCGGCGACCGGCCCTGGAGCGTCACGCTGCCGCTCGATCGCGCGGCCGAGGGCAAAGGATTGTCGAAAGTGTGGGCGCGGCGCAAGATCGCCGATGCCGAAGTCGCCCGCACACTTCGCCAGATGACGCCCGAGGACGCGGACAAGGCAATCCTCGCTCTTGCCCTGCAGCACCAGCTCGTCACCCGCCTCACCAGCCTCGTCGCTGTTGACGCCACGCCGCGCCGGCCCGATGGCGTGCCGCTCAAGGTCAGCGAGCTGCCGATCAATCTTCCGGCCGGCTGGGACTATGCCAAGCTGTTCGGCGAACGGCCATCGCAGCTTTCGCCGCCGCGCGAGCGCCGCGCCGAAGCGGACCTCGCGCCGGCACAGGCGCAAGCCATGGTGACGCTGCCGAAGACCGCGACCAATGCCGACCTCGCCATGATCGCCGGCGCCGTGCTGACGCTGCTCGGCCTCGTCACGTTCGCCTGCCGTCGACGCTTCGCCGCGTGA
- a CDS encoding helix-turn-helix transcriptional regulator, with protein sequence MAAPDKQLSAGQSRAIAEMIREELARRRISRQRLAEEARISLSTLEKALGGQRPFTLATTVRLEQALGLALRELRQNAAPMNGGDIAPDALGAYSRRAVAWIEGNYVTLRPSFGGGKDAIYAYRTEIAWDAAASCLAFRESERLDAAFTQLGEVAVPNQSGHVYLVTNRNGQHRLITVSRPTISGEMYGIITTLLAGRGSLLTPIAAPIAFLPVATVPAPGFGRVQPGEGSYELYQRHLRRTLDEPFALFAGG encoded by the coding sequence ATGGCGGCGCCCGACAAACAGCTTTCGGCGGGGCAGAGCCGCGCCATCGCCGAGATGATTCGCGAGGAACTGGCGCGGCGCCGCATCTCCCGCCAGCGGCTTGCCGAAGAGGCGCGCATCAGCCTCTCGACTCTGGAAAAGGCGCTGGGCGGACAGCGCCCCTTCACCCTCGCCACCACGGTGCGCCTTGAGCAGGCGCTCGGACTCGCGCTGCGGGAGTTGCGCCAGAACGCAGCCCCGATGAACGGGGGCGATATCGCGCCCGATGCTCTCGGGGCCTATTCGCGCCGCGCGGTGGCCTGGATCGAGGGCAATTACGTCACGCTGCGGCCGTCCTTCGGCGGCGGCAAGGACGCGATCTACGCCTATCGCACCGAGATCGCCTGGGACGCTGCGGCCTCTTGCCTCGCGTTCCGCGAGAGTGAGCGGCTGGATGCCGCCTTCACCCAGCTCGGGGAAGTTGCGGTGCCGAACCAGTCGGGCCACGTCTATCTCGTCACCAACCGCAACGGACAGCACCGGCTGATCACGGTGTCGCGGCCGACCATCAGCGGCGAGATGTACGGCATCATCACCACGCTGCTCGCCGGCCGAGGCTCGCTGCTGACGCCGATCGCCGCACCGATCGCTTTCCTGCCGGTCGCAACCGTTCCGGCGCCCGGGTTCGGTCGGGTTCAGCCGGGGGAGGGATCATACGAGCTCTATCAGCGGCATCTCCGCCGTACCCTCGACGAGCCCTTCGCCCTGTTCGCTGGCGGATAG
- a CDS encoding methyl-accepting chemotaxis protein codes for MALSRSRKFGLTLGPKAVIGATLLIVLNTALVIGAGYWSLERDFAARAEHDIAVNLRTLTLAFGEAFPEARIRMHDGVVERIEIPRMPEFKSHELVDRAVSYVGGTATIFVADQAAKQFVRRTTNVKKEDGARAVGTALAPDHPAQARLRAGGAYLGPAVLFGHRFFTAYQPVMNPADQVIGIIYVGVPTADLDAMLGQALTAMAIAAVFAVLLVLGLTLLLVRRVTRPLRAVTQSLTRLAEGRTDVEIGHVDRADEIGAVARTLEVFRAARIERHRLEQERVETEQCTMAARKAEMNRFVDNFRARVGGIIERVLGSASRFEEVAVQLSGTARATADIALRSAEASRRASDHVRAAASASSELSGSIAEINRRARESSGITAEAVSQAGVTGERMTELAGAGSRIGEVVKLITSIAEQTNLLALNATIEAARAGDAGRGFAVVAQEVKNLAGQTARATDEISAHIVNMQRATGESVAAIGTIGATIGRLSGIANSISAAVEQQGAASHSIADAVNAASSDTVTVADEVGGVAARAGETQTSSNEMLAAAKELTSESARLKAEVEEFLASMRAA; via the coding sequence ATGGCGCTCTCTCGCTCGCGGAAATTCGGCCTCACCTTGGGCCCCAAGGCGGTGATCGGCGCGACGCTGCTGATCGTGCTCAATACCGCCCTGGTGATCGGCGCCGGCTACTGGTCGCTGGAGAGGGATTTCGCCGCGAGGGCCGAGCACGACATCGCGGTCAACCTGCGGACCCTGACGCTGGCCTTCGGCGAAGCTTTTCCGGAGGCCAGGATCCGGATGCATGACGGCGTGGTGGAGCGGATCGAAATCCCGCGCATGCCGGAGTTCAAAAGCCACGAGCTGGTCGACCGCGCGGTGTCCTATGTCGGCGGCACCGCCACGATCTTTGTCGCCGACCAGGCCGCGAAGCAGTTCGTCCGCCGCACCACCAATGTGAAGAAGGAGGATGGCGCGCGTGCCGTCGGCACCGCGCTCGCGCCCGATCATCCCGCCCAGGCGAGGCTACGCGCCGGCGGGGCCTATCTCGGTCCGGCGGTGCTGTTCGGTCATCGCTTCTTCACTGCCTATCAGCCGGTGATGAATCCCGCGGACCAGGTCATCGGCATCATCTATGTCGGGGTGCCGACCGCCGATCTCGATGCCATGCTCGGCCAGGCGCTGACGGCCATGGCCATCGCCGCCGTCTTCGCCGTGCTGCTCGTGCTCGGCCTGACGCTGTTGCTGGTGCGCCGCGTCACGCGGCCTCTCAGGGCGGTGACTCAGTCGCTGACGCGTCTCGCGGAGGGCCGCACCGATGTCGAGATCGGGCATGTCGACCGCGCCGACGAGATCGGCGCCGTCGCCCGCACCCTGGAAGTCTTCCGCGCGGCGCGGATCGAACGCCATCGGCTCGAGCAGGAGCGCGTCGAAACCGAGCAGTGCACCATGGCGGCGCGCAAGGCGGAGATGAACCGTTTCGTCGACAACTTCCGCGCCCGGGTCGGCGGCATCATCGAGCGGGTTCTCGGCTCGGCCAGTCGTTTCGAAGAAGTCGCGGTCCAGCTCTCCGGCACCGCGCGGGCAACCGCCGACATCGCGCTGCGTTCGGCCGAGGCCTCGCGCCGCGCATCCGATCATGTCCGCGCCGCGGCCAGCGCCTCCAGCGAGCTGTCCGGCTCCATCGCCGAGATCAATCGTCGGGCTCGCGAATCCAGCGGCATCACCGCCGAGGCGGTCAGCCAGGCGGGCGTCACCGGCGAGCGCATGACCGAGCTCGCCGGCGCCGGCAGCCGGATCGGCGAAGTCGTCAAGCTGATCACCTCGATCGCCGAGCAGACCAATCTGTTGGCGCTCAACGCCACCATCGAGGCGGCGCGAGCCGGCGATGCCGGCCGCGGCTTCGCCGTGGTGGCGCAGGAAGTGAAGAATCTCGCCGGCCAGACCGCACGCGCCACCGACGAAATCAGCGCCCACATCGTCAATATGCAGCGCGCCACCGGCGAATCGGTTGCGGCCATCGGCACCATCGGCGCCACTATCGGACGTCTCAGCGGCATTGCCAATTCGATCTCGGCCGCGGTGGAGCAGCAGGGCGCGGCCAGCCACAGCATCGCCGACGCAGTCAATGCCGCCTCCAGCGATACGGTGACGGTGGCCGACGAGGTCGGCGGCGTCGCCGCGCGGGCCGGGGAGACGCAGACGAGCTCGAATGAGATGCTGGCGGCGGCGAAGGAGCTGACGAGCGAGAGCGCGCGCCTGAAGGCCGAGGTCGAGGAGTTTCTCGCCAGCATGCGTGCGGCCTGA